From one Candidatus Rhodoluna planktonica genomic stretch:
- a CDS encoding transaminase has product MINRQKLATLNEREQQQFAARNQKSKAAYERADHLFGRVPMTWMNKKAGGFPVYFDRAVGNRIWDIDGNEYIDFALGDTGAMAGHSAPEVVDAVERRVKTLGGVTTMMPTEDAEWVAANLSERFGMAKWSFSLTATDANRWAIRLVRAITGKPKILFNSYCYHGSVDESLIVVGPDGQGMDRPGNVGAPVDVTMTSRVAEFNDLVGLEEQLRNGDVAAVLMEPAMTNIGIVLPEPGYLAGVRELTRKYDALLIIDETHTFSAGWGGMTMRDNLEPDVFVIGKAIAGGIPTGAYGLSAEFADRVLARTDLDLIDMGGVGGTLAGNPLSVIAMRATLENVLTKDNFEKMIDLATYFTDGVNALFDKYQLNWSINQLGARAEYRFAKPYPKNGTAAHEAADYELEDFLHLYLANRGVLLTPFHNMALMCPTTTKADIDVHNQVFEAAIKELLEQ; this is encoded by the coding sequence ATGATTAATCGTCAAAAATTAGCAACTCTCAACGAGCGCGAACAGCAGCAGTTTGCCGCGCGAAACCAAAAATCAAAGGCAGCCTATGAGCGAGCCGATCACCTTTTTGGTCGCGTTCCCATGACTTGGATGAACAAGAAGGCCGGCGGTTTTCCGGTCTATTTCGACCGTGCCGTGGGTAACCGAATTTGGGACATTGATGGCAATGAGTACATCGACTTTGCCCTTGGTGACACTGGTGCCATGGCCGGCCACTCTGCGCCCGAAGTCGTCGACGCGGTTGAACGTCGAGTGAAAACCTTGGGTGGCGTAACTACGATGATGCCGACCGAAGACGCCGAGTGGGTTGCCGCAAATCTCTCAGAGCGTTTTGGCATGGCTAAGTGGTCGTTCTCGCTTACTGCAACGGATGCCAACCGCTGGGCGATCCGCCTGGTCCGTGCAATCACCGGCAAACCGAAGATTCTTTTCAACAGCTACTGCTATCACGGTTCGGTTGACGAATCTCTTATTGTGGTAGGCCCAGACGGGCAGGGAATGGACCGCCCCGGTAACGTGGGCGCTCCGGTAGATGTAACCATGACGTCGAGAGTCGCCGAATTTAACGACTTGGTCGGCTTGGAAGAGCAGCTTCGAAACGGCGATGTCGCTGCGGTGCTGATGGAGCCAGCAATGACCAATATTGGAATTGTGCTTCCGGAGCCGGGCTATCTGGCAGGAGTTCGTGAGCTAACTCGCAAGTACGATGCACTGTTGATCATCGATGAGACTCACACATTTTCGGCCGGCTGGGGCGGAATGACGATGCGAGACAATCTTGAACCAGATGTTTTCGTCATCGGTAAGGCGATTGCCGGAGGTATCCCCACGGGCGCCTACGGGCTCAGCGCTGAATTTGCTGATCGAGTGCTAGCCAGAACGGACCTAGACCTTATCGACATGGGCGGTGTGGGCGGAACACTGGCCGGAAATCCACTTTCGGTCATCGCCATGCGCGCCACTCTAGAAAACGTGCTTACCAAAGACAACTTCGAAAAAATGATTGATTTGGCAACGTACTTCACCGACGGAGTGAATGCCTTGTTTGACAAGTATCAACTGAATTGGTCAATCAACCAGCTTGGTGCACGCGCTGAGTATCGCTTTGCGAAGCCATACCCAAAAAACGGCACTGCCGCGCATGAGGCTGCAGATTACGAGCTCGAAGACTTCTTGCATCTCTATCTGGCAAACCGAGGAGTGCTCCTGACACCATTCCACAACATGGCACTAATGTGCCCGACAACCACCAAGGCAGACATCGACGTCCACAACCAGGTTTTTGAAGCTGCCATCAAAGAGCTTTTAGAACAGTAA
- a CDS encoding acyl-CoA thioesterase yields MSGVELNLPLPSDPVAQMLHAFDLSDDQGARTTEDIFVGPSQWMPHGRVFGGQVLAQALIAASRTVADRAVHSMHGYFLRPGDMDLPITFSVDRLRDGRSFGTRRVQAFQKGEAIFSMIASFQESDTGLEHQEAFPADIPDPETLPSAAELIGDNPHPVAQYWAKARPFDIRHIPSAIYFTVESEQVAHQAVWIKSLRPLPADQIIHTAALAYASDYSILESIYRRHGISWSHPGVKTASLDHAMWFHRPAKVDEWLLYVQESPSAQGGRGLALGRIFNRGGQLVATVAQEGMVRVPVMAK; encoded by the coding sequence ATGTCAGGAGTCGAATTGAATCTGCCACTTCCGAGCGACCCAGTCGCACAGATGTTGCACGCGTTCGATCTAAGTGATGATCAGGGCGCAAGAACGACCGAGGACATTTTTGTAGGCCCATCACAGTGGATGCCTCACGGCCGAGTATTTGGTGGACAGGTTCTTGCCCAAGCACTAATAGCAGCGTCTAGGACTGTGGCCGATCGCGCGGTGCACTCGATGCACGGCTACTTTTTGCGACCCGGAGACATGGATCTGCCAATCACCTTTTCGGTCGATCGCCTACGCGACGGTCGCTCTTTCGGCACCAGGCGAGTCCAGGCATTTCAGAAGGGCGAGGCGATATTTTCGATGATTGCCTCCTTCCAAGAGTCAGACACTGGACTGGAACATCAAGAGGCATTTCCTGCAGACATCCCAGACCCAGAAACACTCCCCTCGGCTGCCGAATTAATCGGCGACAATCCCCATCCAGTTGCGCAATATTGGGCCAAAGCCAGGCCGTTTGATATCAGACACATACCTTCGGCAATCTATTTCACCGTTGAGTCCGAGCAGGTTGCACATCAAGCCGTTTGGATAAAGTCGCTTAGGCCACTCCCGGCTGACCAAATCATTCACACAGCGGCTTTGGCCTATGCCAGCGACTACTCCATCCTGGAAAGCATCTACCGGCGTCACGGAATTTCTTGGTCACATCCAGGCGTGAAGACCGCCAGCCTGGATCATGCGATGTGGTTCCATCGCCCTGCAAAAGTAGACGAGTGGCTGCTATACGTGCAAGAGTCTCCGAGCGCGCAAGGTGGGCGAGGTCTCGCTCTTGGCCGAATATTCAATCGCGGTGGCCAACTTGTCGCCACGGTTGCCCAAGAGGGTATGGTTCGCGTGCCTGTCATGGCAAAATAA
- a CDS encoding globin, whose translation MRKPGGDFAEGNFFEQVGGSETFDKLATVFYQQVAEDEVLRPMYPEEDLEPAKERLRMFLEQYWGGPTTYQQLRGHPRLRMRHSPFQINPDARERWLRCMRVAVDSLALSPLAEAQLWGYLDRAATAMLNTFDD comes from the coding sequence ATTCGAAAGCCCGGCGGTGACTTCGCTGAAGGAAATTTCTTTGAACAGGTTGGCGGCAGCGAAACTTTCGACAAGTTGGCGACAGTTTTTTACCAGCAGGTAGCCGAGGATGAAGTTCTACGCCCGATGTACCCCGAAGAAGATTTAGAACCGGCAAAAGAACGCTTGAGAATGTTTCTGGAACAGTATTGGGGTGGGCCCACCACCTATCAGCAGTTGCGCGGTCATCCTAGATTGCGAATGCGGCACTCACCTTTTCAGATCAACCCAGACGCTCGTGAACGATGGCTGAGGTGCATGCGTGTTGCTGTCGATTCTTTGGCGCTAAGTCCGCTCGCTGAGGCTCAACTCTGGGGCTATCTAGATAGAGCAGCCACCGCGATGCTAAACACTTTCGACGACTAG
- a CDS encoding mechanosensitive ion channel family protein produces MSLTAIPNWLVEFWTDWGSLVRVGIILLLAVVLRLMLLASVKRIVSTISSGSKKAEDDSPVTKARIGQRAKTIGSVLSNFITWGITLVTLSLLLSEFGIAVGALIAGAGIVGAAVGFGAQSLVRDLISGLFIVFEDQFGVGDSVDLGQASGVVESVGLRVTQVRDASGTLWYVRNGEILRVGNQSQGWSRLILDVAVSADSDINKAKKVIAEACQSAAQSEELSGRLIGAPEVWGLEAISGDQLVFRVTQQLKPGEQDLAGRIFRSTIKNSLDKAKIELSSTAPKISVNLSRDTRG; encoded by the coding sequence ATGTCGTTGACCGCAATCCCAAACTGGTTGGTTGAATTCTGGACTGACTGGGGTTCTCTGGTGCGGGTCGGAATCATCCTGTTGCTCGCGGTTGTGCTGCGACTCATGCTGCTTGCTTCGGTGAAAAGGATTGTCTCGACGATTTCAAGCGGAAGCAAAAAAGCTGAGGATGACTCACCGGTAACTAAGGCGCGCATTGGTCAACGAGCTAAAACGATTGGTTCGGTGCTAAGTAACTTCATCACCTGGGGCATCACGCTAGTCACCCTCTCGCTGCTGCTAAGCGAATTTGGTATTGCCGTCGGTGCACTCATCGCCGGTGCCGGAATTGTTGGGGCCGCGGTCGGTTTTGGTGCTCAAAGTTTGGTTCGAGACCTAATTTCGGGACTGTTTATTGTCTTCGAGGATCAATTCGGGGTTGGCGACAGCGTTGACCTCGGGCAAGCTAGTGGCGTCGTTGAGTCGGTGGGGCTTCGGGTCACCCAGGTGAGAGATGCCTCAGGAACTCTCTGGTACGTGCGTAACGGAGAGATCTTGCGAGTCGGTAACCAGTCGCAGGGATGGTCGCGCCTGATTCTCGACGTTGCGGTTTCAGCAGATTCTGACATCAATAAGGCTAAAAAAGTAATCGCTGAAGCCTGTCAATCAGCCGCGCAAAGTGAAGAACTTTCCGGCCGACTCATCGGTGCACCAGAGGTCTGGGGGCTCGAAGCGATCAGCGGAGACCAATTAGTCTTCCGAGTCACCCAGCAGCTGAAACCGGGCGAACAAGATTTGGCCGGCCGCATTTTTCGATCAACCATCAAAAACTCTCTCGATAAGGCAAAGATTGAGCTTTCTTCTACGGCTCCAAAAATCTCTGTCAATTTGAGCCGAGATACTCGTGGCTAA
- the pepN gene encoding aminopeptidase N → MPGQNLTQIEAIERAAKIQVQNYLVQLDLTANEKTFRSKTTVHFSALAGAKDTFIDAITAEVHSLTLNGNSIDKSAADGSRIALTGLQEQNVLVVDADFFFMNTGEGLHRFVDPVDQEVYLYTQFEVPDSRRMFAVFEQPNLKAEFTFEVIASSRWKVISNQALASKEELSAGNARFVFKTTPKISSYITALVAGPYHEVRSELTSSDGRIIPLGVFSRASLAEYLDADYIFEKTRQGFEFFESNFKLAYPFEKYDQLFVPEFNAGAMENAGCVTFTENYVFRSKVSDATRERRVVTILHELAHMWFGDLVTMEWWNDLWLNESFAEYASTLATAEATEWHGAWTTFASLEKSWAYRQDQLPSTHPIVASIKDLEDVLVNFDGITYAKGASVLKQLVAWVGQDKFMAGVAKYFEKHAWGNTQLKDLLAELEAVSGRDLSEWSALWLETAGVNTMKPAIETDGSVIKSFAIMQTAIKEQPTIRPHRMAVGFYNLIDGKVIRTNRIELDADGAQTMVTEAVGLELPDLILLNDDDLAYTKIRLDEKSWKFAIENLGKIDDSLARSLIWGAAWDATRDAETPARDFIQLVLNNIAFETESTTVLTLLRQLLIAAKQFVAPENRDAEVARVADELLELATLAKPGSDSQFQFAKFFAQFACADRHFDALEKLLSQKLQLSGLEIDTDLAWELLTGLVVGGRKTATDIDQMLAKDNTSNGQRAAIAARAAIPTAESKKAIWQQLTTDKSLSNVLVDAGSLAFGRTLDDSLIEPFVAPYFEAVLELWNNNTFKIAEYLIENLYPTGLASNELVALTAAKLQDSQVQQIPALSRILLESKANVERALRAQQKDSEN, encoded by the coding sequence TTGCCTGGCCAAAATCTAACTCAAATTGAAGCAATCGAACGCGCAGCAAAAATTCAGGTGCAGAACTACCTGGTTCAGCTTGATTTGACTGCCAACGAAAAGACATTTCGCTCAAAAACAACGGTTCACTTTTCGGCCCTAGCCGGAGCGAAAGACACTTTTATCGACGCAATCACCGCTGAAGTTCACTCGCTTACCCTCAACGGCAATTCAATCGACAAAAGTGCCGCTGACGGCAGCCGCATTGCACTAACAGGCCTTCAAGAGCAAAACGTATTAGTGGTTGATGCCGATTTCTTTTTCATGAACACCGGCGAAGGCCTTCACCGATTCGTCGACCCTGTCGACCAAGAGGTCTACCTATACACCCAGTTTGAAGTTCCTGACTCGCGACGCATGTTTGCTGTCTTTGAGCAGCCAAACCTAAAGGCTGAATTTACTTTTGAGGTAATAGCTTCAAGCCGTTGGAAAGTAATTTCCAATCAGGCTTTGGCAAGCAAAGAAGAACTCTCAGCTGGCAACGCTCGATTTGTCTTCAAAACCACGCCAAAGATTTCCAGTTACATCACAGCGCTAGTTGCTGGCCCATACCACGAGGTGAGAAGCGAACTCACCTCGTCGGACGGCCGCATAATTCCGCTTGGCGTATTTTCTAGGGCCTCGCTAGCCGAGTATCTGGATGCCGACTACATATTCGAGAAGACCCGCCAAGGTTTTGAATTTTTTGAAAGCAATTTCAAGCTGGCATACCCCTTCGAAAAATATGACCAGCTTTTTGTACCTGAATTCAACGCTGGGGCCATGGAAAATGCCGGTTGCGTCACCTTTACCGAGAATTACGTTTTCCGTTCAAAAGTTTCAGACGCTACTCGTGAACGCCGCGTTGTGACAATTTTGCACGAACTGGCCCACATGTGGTTTGGCGACCTCGTCACCATGGAGTGGTGGAACGACCTATGGCTAAACGAGTCATTTGCCGAATACGCATCTACCTTGGCCACCGCTGAAGCCACCGAATGGCACGGCGCCTGGACCACCTTTGCCTCGCTAGAAAAATCTTGGGCATATCGTCAGGACCAACTACCTTCTACCCACCCAATCGTCGCGTCAATCAAAGATCTCGAAGATGTTCTAGTGAACTTCGACGGCATTACCTACGCCAAGGGCGCTTCGGTTTTGAAGCAACTGGTTGCCTGGGTTGGTCAAGACAAATTCATGGCTGGTGTTGCCAAGTATTTTGAGAAGCACGCCTGGGGCAACACCCAACTGAAAGATCTTTTGGCTGAACTTGAGGCAGTTTCAGGTCGAGATTTGAGTGAGTGGTCGGCCCTATGGCTGGAGACCGCCGGAGTAAACACGATGAAGCCTGCAATTGAGACCGATGGCTCGGTGATCAAGTCTTTTGCGATTATGCAAACGGCTATCAAAGAACAGCCGACAATTCGCCCACACCGCATGGCGGTGGGTTTCTACAACCTGATCGATGGCAAGGTCATTCGTACCAACCGAATCGAACTTGACGCTGATGGCGCTCAAACCATGGTGACCGAGGCAGTTGGCCTAGAGTTACCAGATCTGATTTTGCTCAACGATGACGATCTGGCCTATACCAAAATTCGACTGGATGAGAAATCCTGGAAATTTGCGATCGAGAATCTAGGCAAGATTGATGATTCCCTCGCTCGCAGCCTCATTTGGGGTGCTGCTTGGGATGCAACTCGAGATGCTGAAACTCCAGCTCGCGACTTCATCCAGTTGGTGCTAAACAACATCGCGTTTGAAACCGAATCAACCACGGTACTGACTTTGTTGCGTCAACTACTGATCGCCGCGAAACAGTTTGTTGCACCGGAAAACCGCGACGCCGAAGTTGCGCGAGTTGCCGATGAATTGCTCGAATTAGCCACGCTGGCAAAACCCGGGTCAGACTCGCAGTTTCAGTTCGCTAAGTTTTTCGCGCAGTTTGCCTGCGCAGATAGACACTTCGACGCGCTCGAAAAACTTCTTTCACAAAAACTGCAACTATCCGGCTTGGAAATCGATACCGATTTGGCTTGGGAGTTACTAACCGGTCTTGTCGTCGGCGGCAGAAAAACCGCAACCGACATCGACCAGATGCTCGCCAAAGACAACACGTCTAATGGCCAGCGCGCGGCAATCGCGGCACGAGCCGCTATTCCTACTGCCGAGAGCAAGAAGGCAATATGGCAGCAACTCACCACGGATAAGTCGCTTTCGAACGTCTTGGTCGATGCCGGCAGCTTGGCCTTTGGCAGAACGCTGGATGACTCACTGATTGAACCTTTTGTGGCTCCCTATTTTGAGGCTGTCCTCGAACTGTGGAACAACAACACCTTCAAAATCGCCGAATACCTGATCGAGAATTTGTACCCGACAGGTTTGGCATCGAATGAGCTGGTTGCTTTGACCGCGGCCAAACTGCAAGACTCTCAAGTGCAGCAGATTCCGGCACTGAGCCGAATTTTGCTGGAGAGCAAGGCCAATGTCGAGCGCGCCCTTCGTGCGCAGCAAAAAGATAGCGAGAATTAA
- a CDS encoding cation:proton antiporter yields MLAEIGLLLLVLGVSAFFASKFKFSVVPVYLVLGLALGEGGLVPLSLSEEFLTTGAQIGAILLLLLLGLEYSGPELASAIKKRRSVGVIDFLANAIPGAAVALVLGWGFIGAILLGGITYVSSSGIAAQLIRESGWQRSELSRRVTSALVIEDLALAPYLPLLTALISGASAMTGLISVSLAIAMTALALVVSFKGENALGKILNTQSPGALLLTVFGAALAAAGAAELVGFSSAVAAFLVGLVLTGEVANTVRGRLAPLRDLFAAIFFLFFGLGVNPIDIPAALPLALLLAVLGIAGKMFTGWWLAKDMSDSMAWYRAGAFLIPRGEFSIVIAALAAQSALGGQIQTVTLTYVLLTTVASSIVLRLFRSKFEA; encoded by the coding sequence ATGCTTGCGGAAATCGGATTGCTGCTGCTTGTTCTCGGAGTTTCCGCCTTCTTCGCATCAAAATTCAAATTCTCAGTGGTGCCGGTTTATCTGGTACTCGGACTAGCTCTTGGCGAAGGTGGGCTAGTTCCGCTCAGTTTGAGTGAAGAATTTCTCACCACCGGTGCTCAAATTGGGGCAATTCTGCTCTTGCTGCTTTTGGGGCTTGAGTATTCCGGGCCAGAACTGGCTTCGGCAATAAAAAAGCGTCGTTCAGTTGGCGTAATCGACTTTCTGGCCAATGCCATTCCAGGTGCCGCGGTCGCTCTAGTGCTGGGCTGGGGTTTCATCGGCGCCATTTTGCTGGGTGGAATTACCTACGTAAGTTCATCGGGAATCGCGGCGCAGCTCATCCGCGAGTCGGGTTGGCAAAGATCAGAGCTTTCGAGGCGCGTTACTTCAGCTTTGGTAATTGAAGATCTCGCGCTGGCGCCTTACCTACCGCTACTCACTGCGTTGATTTCTGGCGCCAGTGCTATGACCGGCCTAATCTCGGTCAGCTTGGCGATTGCCATGACAGCCCTTGCCCTAGTAGTTAGCTTCAAAGGTGAAAATGCGCTAGGTAAAATTCTGAACACTCAGTCGCCTGGTGCTTTGCTGCTCACAGTGTTCGGTGCAGCGCTGGCGGCGGCAGGTGCCGCCGAACTAGTGGGTTTCTCATCCGCGGTAGCTGCGTTCTTGGTTGGTTTGGTGCTCACCGGCGAGGTCGCCAATACTGTGCGTGGCCGACTTGCGCCGCTTCGAGATTTGTTTGCCGCCATCTTCTTCTTGTTTTTCGGTTTGGGGGTCAATCCGATCGACATTCCTGCGGCATTGCCACTCGCGCTGTTACTGGCGGTTTTGGGCATCGCCGGAAAGATGTTCACCGGATGGTGGCTCGCGAAAGACATGTCCGACTCGATGGCCTGGTACCGGGCCGGAGCCTTCCTGATTCCACGCGGCGAGTTTTCCATCGTGATCGCCGCCTTGGCAGCGCAGAGCGCACTGGGTGGGCAAATCCAAACAGTCACACTGACCTATGTGCTTTTGACAACAGTTGCATCATCGATTGTGCTGCGGCTTTTCAGAAGTAAATTTGAGGCCTAA
- a CDS encoding ribose-5-phosphate isomerase: MRVHIATDHAGLDLSHYLIEQLHQQGHEVFDHGPTEYDPLDDYPSFCINAALAVMADQQAQVFSLGIVLGGSGNGEQIAANKVKGIRAALVWNEATARLAREHNDANVIAVGARQHTNDEVLRLIEIFLAEPFSHDERHARRIGKIAAYENTGEIL, from the coding sequence ATGCGAGTACACATTGCCACCGACCATGCCGGTCTCGACCTAAGCCACTACTTAATCGAGCAATTACATCAGCAGGGGCACGAGGTTTTCGACCACGGGCCAACCGAGTATGACCCTCTCGATGACTACCCAAGTTTCTGCATCAATGCGGCACTTGCGGTAATGGCCGACCAACAGGCACAGGTGTTCTCGCTGGGTATCGTTCTAGGTGGGTCTGGAAACGGTGAGCAGATTGCCGCCAACAAAGTGAAGGGCATTAGGGCTGCCTTGGTTTGGAACGAGGCTACCGCTCGCCTTGCGAGAGAGCACAACGATGCAAACGTGATTGCGGTTGGGGCCCGACAGCACACCAACGACGAGGTGCTTCGGCTAATTGAAATCTTCTTAGCTGAGCCGTTTAGTCACGATGAGCGCCATGCACGCAGAATCGGCAAAATCGCAGCCTACGAAAACACCGGAGAAATTCTCTAA
- a CDS encoding Fpg/Nei family DNA glycosylase has translation MPEGHTVHRSAKQFNKLFAGSPLKVHSPQGRFQEDARLVDGRVLDSASAIGKQLFLQFENELVLRIHLGIYGKWSWQSSAEGEFSEPQGQVRARFENGTHLADLRGPTACEVLTQEQLQPIFNRLGPDPLNRDPDGMAKQQFVEKIKKSKKSIGLLLMDQSVVAGIGNVYRAELLFRSQISPYRLGSSLTGQEIEAIWDDAVALMQVGVKTGYMITRDELFTKRPTKAERNFVYKREGLPCRNCGANVAIDLMATRKLYFCPNCQGV, from the coding sequence GTGCCAGAAGGTCACACCGTTCATCGAAGTGCGAAACAGTTCAACAAGTTATTCGCTGGTTCACCGCTGAAGGTTCACTCGCCGCAGGGCAGATTTCAAGAGGATGCCCGTTTAGTCGATGGACGGGTTCTTGACTCAGCCAGCGCAATTGGAAAGCAGCTTTTCCTCCAATTTGAAAACGAACTCGTGTTGCGAATCCATTTAGGTATTTACGGAAAGTGGAGCTGGCAAAGTTCTGCTGAAGGAGAATTTTCCGAACCGCAGGGGCAGGTTAGAGCCAGATTTGAAAATGGTACGCACCTTGCCGACTTGCGCGGACCAACCGCTTGCGAGGTGCTTACCCAAGAGCAACTACAGCCAATTTTCAACCGGCTCGGGCCAGATCCGTTGAACCGAGACCCGGACGGCATGGCCAAGCAACAATTTGTTGAAAAGATCAAGAAATCTAAAAAATCGATTGGTTTGTTGCTGATGGATCAGTCCGTCGTGGCCGGTATCGGCAACGTCTATCGCGCCGAACTGCTTTTCAGGTCGCAAATAAGCCCATACCGGCTCGGTAGCAGTCTGACCGGGCAAGAAATCGAAGCCATCTGGGATGATGCCGTTGCGTTGATGCAGGTCGGCGTCAAAACCGGCTACATGATCACAAGAGACGAGCTGTTCACAAAGCGCCCGACCAAAGCCGAGCGCAATTTTGTTTATAAGCGGGAGGGTTTGCCCTGTCGGAATTGCGGCGCAAACGTGGCAATCGACCTTATGGCGACAAGAAAGTTGTATTTTTGCCCTAACTGCCAGGGCGTCTAA
- the tig gene encoding trigger factor, whose product MKTKVETLNPTRVKLVIEANPADFKSSIDHAYQHIAEGVNIPGFRKGKVPAAILDQRVGRPAILAHAINDGLDGLYRAAIEEHKLRPIGQPQADVKQTPDEKTFEGDLIVEIEVEVRPEIKLKDYAGIKLTVDEVKVDKKDVEAELDALRARFGSLKTVDRPAKKGDFTTISLTATIDGKQIDAAENISYEIGSGNLLDGIDDALDTLTAGESTTFKSRLVGGEAKGQDAEISVTLQAVKERELPKADDDFAQLASEFDTLAELKAALEKSIAQSKVFDQGVQARQVLTEKLLEQNDVPVSQELVEAEVHRHLEGEGRLEDDKHRAEVTEDSTKNFKTQMLLDAIVEKEEIQVGEQELINYLVQVSQQYGMAPNDFIKTISEQGQVPAFVAEVARRKALAVVLEKAEVVDSAGNKVDLTEFNKVTLDDGDSHEGHDH is encoded by the coding sequence TTGAAGACCAAGGTCGAAACACTAAACCCAACACGCGTAAAGCTTGTCATCGAGGCTAATCCAGCTGATTTCAAGTCAAGTATTGATCACGCTTACCAGCACATTGCCGAAGGCGTGAACATCCCTGGGTTCCGCAAAGGTAAGGTTCCAGCCGCAATCCTTGACCAGCGTGTCGGGCGTCCAGCAATCTTGGCTCACGCAATCAACGACGGTCTTGACGGCCTCTACCGCGCTGCAATTGAAGAGCACAAACTTCGCCCAATTGGCCAGCCTCAGGCAGATGTCAAGCAGACTCCAGACGAAAAAACTTTCGAGGGTGACCTAATCGTTGAGATTGAGGTTGAGGTTCGTCCAGAAATCAAGCTCAAAGACTACGCCGGCATCAAACTGACCGTTGATGAGGTCAAGGTTGACAAAAAGGATGTTGAAGCTGAACTAGACGCTCTTCGCGCACGCTTCGGATCATTGAAGACTGTAGATCGTCCTGCTAAGAAGGGTGACTTCACCACCATCAGCCTCACCGCAACAATTGATGGCAAGCAGATCGATGCGGCTGAGAACATCTCTTACGAAATTGGTTCAGGCAACCTACTCGATGGCATCGACGACGCGCTAGACACCCTAACCGCCGGCGAATCGACAACTTTCAAGTCGCGACTAGTTGGTGGCGAGGCTAAAGGGCAAGATGCAGAAATCTCTGTCACCTTGCAAGCTGTAAAAGAGCGCGAATTGCCTAAGGCAGACGACGACTTCGCTCAACTGGCCAGCGAATTCGACACTTTGGCTGAGCTTAAAGCAGCTCTTGAGAAGTCAATCGCGCAGTCAAAGGTATTTGACCAGGGTGTTCAGGCCCGTCAGGTGCTAACCGAGAAGCTGCTCGAGCAAAATGATGTTCCGGTCTCACAAGAACTAGTCGAGGCTGAGGTGCACCGTCACCTTGAAGGCGAAGGCCGACTCGAAGATGACAAGCACCGCGCTGAGGTAACCGAAGACAGCACTAAGAACTTCAAAACTCAGATGTTGCTTGATGCAATCGTCGAAAAAGAAGAAATCCAGGTTGGCGAGCAAGAGCTAATCAACTACCTAGTGCAGGTTTCACAGCAGTACGGCATGGCACCAAACGACTTCATTAAGACCATTAGCGAGCAGGGTCAGGTTCCCGCTTTTGTGGCTGAGGTGGCTCGCCGCAAGGCTCTAGCCGTTGTGCTTGAAAAAGCCGAGGTTGTTGACTCGGCCGGAAATAAGGTTGACCTAACCGAGTTCAACAAGGTAACCCTTGACGACGGCGACTCTCACGAGGGTCACGACCACTAA
- a CDS encoding ATP-dependent Clp protease proteolytic subunit, whose translation MADAPQMPNSTFERLLKDRIIWLGSEVRDDMANEICAKILLLAAEDSTKDIYLYINSPGGSITAGMAIYDTMKYVPNDIVTVGIGMCASMGQFLLSSGTKGKRYATPNTRVLLHQPHGGFGGTASDIQTQAELIMSMKKQLASITAEQTGKTVEQIMQDGDRDRWFTAQEALEYGFIDHIQEFAGSATGVGNN comes from the coding sequence ATGGCTGATGCACCTCAGATGCCAAACAGCACCTTCGAGCGACTTCTTAAAGATCGCATTATTTGGCTTGGCTCAGAAGTTCGCGACGACATGGCAAATGAAATTTGCGCCAAAATTCTGTTGCTTGCAGCTGAAGATTCAACCAAAGACATTTACCTTTACATAAATTCACCCGGTGGCTCAATTACTGCGGGTATGGCAATTTACGACACCATGAAATATGTTCCAAACGACATTGTCACGGTTGGAATCGGTATGTGCGCATCAATGGGGCAGTTCTTGCTCTCTTCAGGAACCAAGGGAAAGCGTTACGCAACCCCGAACACACGTGTGCTATTGCACCAGCCGCACGGTGGGTTTGGCGGAACCGCGTCAGACATTCAGACTCAGGCTGAACTAATCATGTCGATGAAGAAGCAGCTGGCAAGCATCACTGCAGAACAAACCGGCAAAACTGTCGAGCAAATCATGCAAGACGGCGATCGTGACCGCTGGTTTACCGCTCAAGAGGCCCTCGAGTACGGATTCATCGACCACATTCAAGAATTTGCCGGTTCTGCTACCGGTGTCGGAAATAACTAA